In a single window of the Flavivirga spongiicola genome:
- a CDS encoding carboxypeptidase-like regulatory domain-containing protein, which yields MKKLALLTVLLLIGINIHSQNITAKLVDKSNDAPIPYATIKTGEFSGVISNEEGYFSLSLEDLQTKTITISCMGYQNKTLSIKAIKGFNFVVPLEAAINQLNEVYISNKRPNADSIIARTKAKLGENYDINLNKYNIFYRGTEYANFKSLDFEIEKASHVKSKNLEKANKSLDSLSKHIISSNIIHFSDFKGELSSLNKDSTKLVVNKATKLIDHKNDFSIDAVQEKAQTLVLKYLDTTKTYKVKTGLFKVEDSLSLKDEDFKDDEKNEYEVSHLKSTTGSLLRKSMFVDNSFLKTILDSKLYDYTFEDVGYNNGDLTYIISFKPRKGKAKFTGKLFISDENYAITKVDYKYYGSRHGKKVNLKFLLGIKFIENVSEGTYIYEKNSANKYQPKYIKRIKGAYFYVNRDLKLIENSHEKNKVGFSFKIEGDNRNKEEILFTDINHITLEDFASIKQEKVAPFTMLKAFEKTMWQNEETLEPLEEMKRFGSGE from the coding sequence ATGAAAAAATTAGCCTTACTTACCGTCCTTTTACTTATTGGAATAAACATCCATTCTCAAAATATCACAGCCAAACTAGTAGACAAAAGTAATGATGCTCCCATACCCTATGCCACTATTAAAACAGGTGAATTTAGTGGTGTTATTTCTAACGAAGAAGGTTATTTTAGTTTGAGTTTAGAAGATCTTCAAACTAAAACCATTACTATTTCTTGTATGGGGTATCAAAACAAAACACTTAGTATCAAAGCTATCAAGGGGTTTAACTTTGTGGTTCCTCTGGAAGCAGCTATTAATCAACTTAATGAGGTTTATATTAGTAATAAAAGACCAAATGCAGATTCCATTATTGCTAGAACAAAAGCAAAACTTGGCGAGAATTATGATATTAATCTTAACAAATACAACATATTTTATAGAGGTACAGAATATGCCAATTTTAAAAGTTTAGATTTTGAAATTGAAAAAGCGTCGCATGTTAAGTCAAAAAATTTAGAGAAGGCGAATAAAAGTTTAGACTCTCTATCAAAACATATTATATCCAGTAACATTATCCATTTTTCAGATTTTAAGGGTGAATTGTCAAGTCTAAATAAAGATAGTACCAAACTGGTTGTTAATAAAGCTACCAAACTTATTGACCATAAGAATGACTTCTCTATTGACGCTGTACAAGAAAAAGCACAAACATTGGTATTAAAATACCTGGATACTACGAAAACCTATAAAGTAAAAACGGGATTATTTAAAGTTGAAGATTCACTGTCTTTAAAAGATGAAGATTTTAAAGACGATGAAAAAAATGAATATGAAGTGTCTCATTTAAAAAGTACGACAGGTTCGTTATTACGCAAATCTATGTTTGTAGATAATTCTTTTTTAAAAACCATTTTAGACTCTAAATTATACGATTACACTTTTGAAGATGTAGGCTATAACAATGGTGACCTCACCTATATTATAAGTTTTAAACCAAGAAAAGGAAAAGCAAAATTTACAGGTAAATTATTTATATCGGACGAAAATTATGCCATTACTAAAGTTGATTATAAATATTACGGATCACGCCACGGAAAAAAGGTAAATTTAAAATTTCTTCTTGGCATCAAGTTTATAGAAAATGTTAGTGAGGGCACTTATATCTATGAAAAAAACAGTGCCAATAAATACCAACCAAAATATATTAAAAGAATAAAAGGAGCTTATTTTTATGTGAATAGAGATTTAAAACTTATTGAAAATAGCCACGAAAAAAACAAAGTTGGCTTTAGCTTTAAAATTGAAGGTGATAACCGTAATAAAGAAGAAATACTTTTTACAGATATTAATCATATTACTTTAGAAGATTTCGCTTCAATAAAACAAGAAAAAGTAGCACCGTTCACCATGTTAAAAGCTTTTGAAAAAACGATGTGGCAAAATGAAGAAACCTTAGAGCCTTTGGAAGAAATGAAACGGTTTGGGAGTGGGGAATAG